CTAGAACTTGTGAATGTAAGGCACAAGTTCATAGACGTTTTGTGGTTTAAGGGATAAGCCAAGTTGCAAGTATGCTGCTGAAGCGTTGAAGTAGGGTTGTCCTTTTCTTGAAAACAGTGTTAGAATTTTGCCATTATGGCTTATTTTGAAGCCATTTTGAGCTGGTTCATGTCCGCGGATCAACATTTTGACATCTAACGTGCTGAGAAATTTTCGAGTAACATCTTCGCCAAAAAGCCTTCCTGCCCCTCGGGCCGATGGACGATTTCCTTTAATAGTTTCATCAGGGTCACTCCAAAGAATCTCTTCAAGATGCCTTTCTTTAGGATGCTTTAAATGAGCAAATTTCAAATCTTCCAGTGAAGAAGCACGACTCGGCACTCCAGCATGAACCATCACGCAAAGCTCATCCACAACCACTGCATTGTAGAGATAGGGAAATAGTTCACGAATTTTTGAATAAACAACTGAGCCTTCTTCGCCAAACCTTGT
The Candidatus Bathyarchaeota archaeon DNA segment above includes these coding regions:
- a CDS encoding serine/threonine protein phosphatase, translated to MARKALEADSTEYISLIGKATKLLASEKEQIGNLGIEGRLVNVKASGEAIVIGDLHGDLESLVYMLKTCRFVEKATKNKEVLLVFLGDYGDRGIYSPEVYYLVLKLKQLFPQKIVLMRGNHEGPDDLLAYPHDLPENLRTRFGEEGSVVYSKIRELFPYLYNAVVVDELCVMVHAGVPSRASSLEDLKFAHLKHPKERHLEEILWSDPDETIKGNRPSARGAGRLFGEDVTRKFLSTLDVKMLIRGHEPAQNGFKISHNGKILTLFSRKGQPYFNASAAYLQLGLSLKPQNVYELVPYIHKF